The Biomphalaria glabrata chromosome 1, xgBioGlab47.1, whole genome shotgun sequence sequence GCCTATTTCTAAAGAGATTGTTTTATTGTGTCGATAATCGATAACCACTTCATCGCTATTATTTTGTAGAGTCTTGTAACAAATACatgaagatttttattttggaacCCAATGTAGGCAGAGCTTTCAGTAGGGTAGGGTTGGGTTGGTAGCTAACTAATGAAATAAAGTACCGATACCACAAATACTCAATTTTGATTTTTAGTCTGAGCTACCATTTTTAGACATCTGCCAGGAAGTGTGGTTGGCTGTTTGCTTCTAAAATCTCATTCAGATTTCTCTTGTCTTGTCTCTTATGGCTTTttattgttatggagtgtgtgtgtttttgtttccaAGGTGataatgaaaaaagaaatttgttagatttgtttaaatatcagtttatttttcCTTTCAAGTTgactttgtctatattatattaaaatttatatttattatattcacATAGAAATGAGTCAAGTTAATACAAGTTTTGAGCATAACTATAATatgcctacagcggtttagttgtgtACCTGTAGATTGGGGTTGTAAGTCAACGACCATCTGCAACATTCATATTTTTCTGCtccctatttttaaaaaaactttacgGCTCTGAAGCCAAGAGCCTTACCATTTAGCCACCGCTAATATAAGGTTTCTCTTAATTCCCAGAGTTACCAACTCCTGTGTCCAGATGGTAAAACTGCAGCTGTGACTGATTACGCAAGTTGTAACTGGGGACAGGTGACATCAAATGTCATCCTGACATCAGCCGTCAGAGAGCCTGACATTGTCAAAAGTTATAAAGACTTTCTGTTCACTGTTCAGCAGCTCTTTGGTAGAGGAGGCAGGTTAAGCAGCTCTTTtcaaatcttcaattctgagaGTTCCTACCCTGTGGATGTGTTCAAGCGAGTGTTTACTAGGAAGAACTTGATGTTTTCGGACACAACACAGAGCTTGATTGATATTGTTGAAACTGAGACTTATTATTCATGGGTTGGTAAGTGTTTACAGGTTATACTTATCTTTTAAATGACAAGACATTTCTACAAATAGGATGGCTGCTTGGTTGTGTAGTAGGTacactggactgttgtttgtACCCTGCCCGCAGCACTCCCTTATTATCCTGCGGAAGAtcaggactaggaagtagattatcttcaactctaaaggaacatccgaaacatgtcaaacaattttacaaacaacattaGATCAAGGCTGGCCTTATGTAATCCTAGGCAAACAGAATATATGgtagctttaaataaaatagaaaataaaaataaacaccatacaaataaaataacctAATTTAAAGTAATTTCAAGGGTTTGGTTGAAACAATCAATGCTGATGAGCAACAGAATTTAATAGAACACCTCTTTGCATTCTCTGCttttcatttacatttcatGGTCCAGACTTGAAATAATGTTTTGACATAATTACCAATACTATAGAAAGCAACAGGGTTCTAACATTGGTAGTGTAATAAATATTCACAAATAAACCTAGAGTTATAATACAGACTTaaagctaggctagtagacatagatctcTGCTACGTTTGAGATTTCATCCAGGTTTCACAATTtttatttctcaaaaaaaattttcctgTGTAAGGCCCCCACAAAATCTAGGCCCTAggtggctgcctagtttgcctatgcctaaaggTGGCCTAGAAagactctgaaagacacaaagataaaggcacattcctcgtcccatatgctaggacaaatttgtacaaatactccttcttccctagtgctattagagaatggaatgggttgcctgagctagccaggaaaaccagtgacttggcagaatttaagtcattggttaatatgcatgactaaatgcatgacgcgtaggacgtaatcatcttcttttttaaagtaacatctgtattatataagataagataagatagaatacattattacctcatttgcatatttatttatttatcttgtcTTATGGGAGTGGGATAGGCTGTTTATCTATCTAACAAGGAAACCTGATTCCTAATATGACTTGGCTGAGTGCCTAAAGACAGCATAGAGATTTTCTCCTAGATACCTCTTCCACTTGTCCAAAAATAGAGATTTGATCAGTTTCTATTCAGGTACATCATCActattgtatctttttttttacaagttaatTCACTTCTATTGCAAGGTTATGACTGTGACATGTGTTTCTCTGAAGCTGATGATTTCAATGACATGCTGACTGAGATGAACAGCTGCCCCTCTGATGTCATCCGTTGGTGTTTGATCTCCATGGCCGAGAAGCTGAAGTGTGAGGACATGATTATGGCTTTCAAGGCTAAAGAGCTCCAACCTGAGATGGACTGTCTGTATGGAGGGAATACAACCGCGTGTTTGGAAATGATTTGGAGAGGGGATGCTGACCTAATAAGTTTGGATGCTGGAGATGTGTACATAGCTGGACGGTTAGTTTAAATCTGTTACACTTAAGTAAATGTTAATATGTTCTATTCAGACCTTGAGCTTTGTAGAGAAATGTCTTTGTATTTAATTCCAATGATTAAGTATAGGTATAGTATTTCACATGATCAGCAAAGACCTGCAAATTTTGCTACTATTGATGCAGACCAAATCATTGTCCACTGAAGGTCTATTTAAGTTggttttttttgtcatttgcTTCTGCCTTCAACAAGAGCTTTTCTTTAAATCTTATATTTGTGTCTTTTGAATTTTATGAGACGTCTCCATCTGTCACTTTCAGACCATCTGCTACTAGCTGCTTAAGCagttcctctatgccagtgtaGGCAAAATGGCACCTGAGTTGATTTTTAAAGTGCTTTTGTTGTGTTATCCTGTTCTAATCTCAGCCCTATGCTGTCATACTGCTGAATGGTATATAGTGCCTCTACTCTGCTTAGTCCTTACTCCCATCTAATAGTTTGTGATCTTTGCATCTTTACAAATAACTATCTGATAGTTTGTATCTCACAGTCGCTATGGCCTGATCCCCATTGCATCAGAAGATTATGGTGATATGTCAATGAAGTTCAAGGCTGTTGCTGCCATCAAGAAAACAGACCAACAAACAACTTTATTCAACATGAAAGGTAAAACAAAAGTTTCACAGTTGGTAGGATTTAGAATTGTtatgaaatttctttttttttttggtattctATGACATAGTCAGGGATcttcaaaaaaaagttaatcacaGTTATCTGCTATTTGTTTTTAAGATCCCATTTGTAATTTTTACTAATAGTGGAGATATgatggaaacaaaaaaagacttagggaaatgaaaagaattataaaaattactttgtacTACAAATGAAAGAGCTTTTGAAAGTTGATTCTACAGTTCTGGTCtaagggcagatgatggaaaggtcatctgtttatgtggcctacggttaacaaaggtgtcatgcaacaatcaaccgcctttacttttccccaactaatgtcacgtacccattagagctgggtggactcaagagttgccagaagatcccgaaataaaaaatcccagtcttcacaaggatttgaaccctctACCTGGTTCGGAAACAAagcactttatcactcagccactacACCtacacagtttaaaaaaaaagtgcacacaatttattttataataattctattttatatattatattattattattttattattattaaaatactttgctTATCAATAACTCCATATTctctacaccagatacacctACAATGCTGCTATTTATGGATCAGCCTTCATGTATAAAtaacttcaatattttttttctaatgaaatcaatgttatGCAGGTAGAAGATCGTGCCATCCTGGGATTGGTCGAGGTGATGGCTGGGTGATTCCACTCAACATCTTCATCGAGACTGAACAGTTTCTGCCTAAAGATTGTactatttttagaaacattGGTAAGTTGGAGGTTGGctactttacatttttatagCTTCTTTTTAATTGAGATAAAAAACTTTAAGAATGAACTGATTAAACTTTTGTATTTAGGTGAGCTCTTTTCTCGGAGTTGTATACCTGGATCTCTGGACACGGAGTACAATCCTGGTGGCCGGCCCATCAACCTGTGTGAAGGGTGTAAATCAAATGGTTATGGAAAATGTCAGCGTAACAATGATGAGCTTTATTATGGCACCAGCGGtgcattcagatgtttggtggaGAGTAAGTTCCCTTTTCTTATGAAATACTAGGATTGATCAGAAGTCACAGTTTAACTTATCATGACtgcatactattttttttaagttagatGTTTTAATGTGTGTCACGTGCATGTGTGTATGTCATGCTTGACAGCACACAATAACAGCTGACCAGTAGTATGTAAACTGTCCATATTATTAGGTCATCTCGTGTGTGCATGGGATCCTTCTAGATAACCTACATATGAATAAGCTAAGATGCTTGACAGCACACAATAACAGCTGAGCAGTAGTATGTAAACTGTCCATATTATTAGGTCACCTCGTGCGTGCATGGGATCCTTCTAGATAACCTTGATATGAATAAGCTAAGATACACATCTCTCCAAAATTACAATCTTTCCAAAAtggttgaaataaaatttttttaaagttctttaaatttttactttattgatACAAAGCAGAATTCTAAATGATAGAGATGTGAGTCTCTTACCTGACACTTATTGAGACTTTTATAGGCCCCATATTGTGCTGACTATCATAACAGTATAACCAGTGTACTACAGTATTAATAGTGTTGATTagcattttaataataataataataatctttactgTCTGTAAGGaattacaatttgtgcattacaccaaacaaaacattataactataaaaaaacaaaatgtacattcacaccagactcactcataatttacatgtgacaaagtttataccagattgttcttatttaatgatttgattgccaggggaacaaatgAGTTTTTGCgtctgtctttgctatcagtgtcttgtatctcttttgtgatggtaaaatcacaaaatcctgacctaAAGGGTGATttttagaatctttttagcttttttatggatgtttgtctccgCTGCCAAAAAGAGGTTTGTTTTTTCCCAATGACTTGACTTTACTTTGACATTCAACTGATAATTAGGACTCAAACTTATCAAACAGCTGAAAGAATAGTTTGATCATTCTACTAATAATTATGGTTGACTAGTGTAACATTATTCTCTATAAAGTAATTAAATGCAAAGTAACTGGCtaaataaagttaatttgacttAGAAGATTGTTTCCCATATTAGCAGCTATTTGGAATAGTAATTTACCAATATAATAAACATAATTTTCTGTAGTAATTAATGTCCATTAAAGTAAAATAgtaatataaatgttaaaaaaatgactGAATCATATTCAACTGTAGTCATAGAATTCTGTACTAGAGTATTGATTTAGATTCTCAAACAATTGTATTATTATTCAATAGTTAGACTTGGTTAGaacataataaggcttgtcttcgagtctcaagattagtgaggaatgcaatatttcccatggctgcgcagccccagctgtgacctacatatttttcacatccagggcaagcataaccattgtccgcaggtggttgatttagattttcttttcgttgtCTGCCTCTGACATAGTCATTCAAATAATAGTCAGATTTAAActctgttttgtttgtatattgTGGTTGTATTAGATTATAGTTTAAGTCTATAAATTACTTCACTATATCATGACATGTTTCTCGTCAGACGGTGGTGACATTGCCTTTGTTCGCCACTTGACTGTCCGAGACAACACAGATGGGCGCAATCATGCCACATGGGCTAGGAATCGGAGGTCTGATGACTATGAACTGTTGTGCAAGGATGGGCGTCGCCTTAATGTGGACAGATTTAATGAATGTCACTTGGGGGAAGTTCCAGCTGATGCAATAGTTACTTCAGGTTAGCTCTTATCCAGTGCAAGGACCAATCAACTCTAATTTAATCTAACCATGCTGGATGTTAGTAACTGGAGGTCCTGGAAAGATTTTTTAAAGGTTCCTACCCACTTCAAGCTTAAATATAAATGACACTTAATAATGTTAATGAATCTAAAAGCAATTTATATTGAGAGAAGAAATAAAGTCCTGCTTTCAGACattgtagtctatagggcaggtgatgttaaggtcatctgtttctttggccaacggttaacaagcagggtgtcatgtggccagcacaatgaccaatcaccTTTTTTTGTTCCcctactaaagtcaggtacccattataagttgagtggactcagagcaGGCTAAAAACCTTGGAAGTTCGAAACTCCAGTTTTCACTGATATTCAAactcaggaccccaggtttggaagccaagcgcttaaccattcagctACTGAGCCCCCTAAGAAATAGAAagcttgtaaatttaatttcttatatttaatatgtatattttttttatgttatatctGTGTAATGTGGAGGGTGAGGCCCTGTGTATTGCACAGTGTAGCCCTATGGTAAATCTGGCTCTGGCTCCAATCTTATGCAATTTATTTTACAGCTACAAAGACCTCAGAGCAAATAGAGATCATCTGGAATGTTCTAAATTATGGACAACAGTTTTTTTCATCAGACATGTAAGTGTAACCAAGTACCAAGTAGTCTAagaggcagataatgtaaaaacTTTGACTTGGCAGTGTATGGGACAGGTAATGGAATCTCCTAGTAGATTTAACTACTTTCTTTATATCCTATTCACTCTCATTCAGTAGGACAGACGTGTAAACAATGGTTTAATGCATTGCGTGGAGTCTTGTTCTACAAGTGCATGGTAAATGTGTACAActcaacttaactctttctctcctaactgaccataccagcgttgattccaccagaatgtgctaaataattacggagagaaagagttaaagttccATCTcatgctagttttttttttttttaaatctctttttaCAATATGGGTTGGCGAAACTTCTGGGCTACACCTAAAACCTCGTTGGACACGGTTTCTGAAAAacagctctaacaattttcctataaatttgacATTTGATGTATATTGGGAACAGAAgcactgttataatttttcaaagtataaaaaaaataaaatttacatttgtCTTGAGGGCTAGagaatatttatcttgaacagactataATCTTCGGCTATTTCTGATTGTTCTCTCTATTTATTAACTCTTtacctccgtaattattttccttgttctgacagaattttctttttttcacatttgtatgtTATGATCAAACTTCAATAGCATCTTTGTTTGATAAGTAAACGTGACttttggtctagaattagaggagaatgcatgctctttttaaaaaacacaaaattaaagtttataaaataaaaaaatttaattgaatttaatggggtcaaatcgttaattaggagagaaagtgttAAAGAGTttattaaatctaacattcttatcttatcctgtcttatataatacagacgttacttcatgagctattaagagcaaaatgttAGTTCTATAAGAGGTATAAGGGGTTTTTGTCTTTTTGAATaagtatttttaagtttttcttgtttcttttttattttcaagtgaTGGAGACTTCCATATGTTTGACTCGGGCTTCTGGTACAGTAATCTCATTTTTAATGACGCTGCTGTACGCTTGATGAAAATCTCACCCGATCGTCAAAACTACAAGGACTGGCTGGGCGAGACCTTTCTTGCTCAGGTTGAGAACCTCCACCAGTACACATGTGTTAATCCAGACAGTGCAGGATTTCTTCGGCCAAGTTTTGTAGTTAGTCTGTTAGTAGTTTTGGTCTCCATGCTTCTCAAACACTTATAGGTCAACCAACTTTAGATTCATGTCTCTCTGTTTCTGGTTGTTTATTAAAGGTTAGGACACCAGGCATTTGGTTTAAGACTctctgggaaaaaaaatgactaaaaaaaaataaaatgttgaaaaacatatatttttaatcattttaactAATCTAGAAAATATCTTTTACATAGACTATCCTTGTAGTGTCCTTACAAGGGAAAGAGCTTGTGCTTTACTAATGTGGTGATAtaattgaattagtccccttgacccctcagtattttttttttaaaagcattaatggtagcattcacccagatatgtgatgggatcatagtaccctgagaaagctaaaagcatgaaattgagctaaacaagaacaatttgtaaaaatatttctaatttcacagatttattgttgttagtctagatctattacaaatttaattacatgactgatccaaattaattgatgaaattacacttaatagaagatatgtttttttgtaagtattttaaaagtttttcttttacttgtaGCTACAAATGTTTCCTTATGAGAAGAATTACCATTAAGACCATGTTCTAAGATTTGTTTTCTTGTGAAAAATAGTGTCATGATATTGTTAGCAGGCCACATTTCTAATggataaataatttgaaagtttgattCTGCCTTTAAAAACAAGTCCCTGTTAACTCAATATCACTGAcctatacatttgtttttttggttaGATATCAACTATCATTGTAATTATTTCCCCTGCATCCATACATGTACATAGTTCATTCTATgcatttttgttattgttattattataaatttgtATTATAATGAATGTATGTGATCTTAAGTTTTATTGCCTTGGGTTCATGGTGATTCAAGGGatgtttttatgtaaatatagatATGCTCATAAGAATTCAGTTTTATTAGTTGATTAGTCTGGTTGGctacctggttgtgtggtatatCCTTTCTGCTGTTGACATGATGGTTCCAAGGTGGAACCCAGCCTACTGCCATTCCCTAGTGATTCTAGCTACTCGTTggctcagcgtggcgcctccgtggaaacgtctagtagtggaactagataggccaAGTTCGAGTAGGGAACCAGGCCCTGCCGGGCTTTCCTGGGTGAGCTTgagtttttatttctcttcacTCCAGGTTGGGGTGGAAACAATGGCTGGGACCCAGCCCAACAAATCCGCTTTACCGTTCCACGCAGGGGGCCGCCATCAGTTAGCCATTAAGCTGGCGGTAACAGTATAGAAATATGAGGCTATCTCCCCATGGTAAGTGCTCCTCTCgaccacttatagcgagtggacTCAAAACCGGGCTTAGTACGCCGTGTACGTGGTACGATCCGATTTCTATGCCCAGTCATTATAGCCGACTACcgctgggagccctcagacaggacaggagtgaagagccccatgtccaggcctggttgttggataaaagcctttctaacaatCAACAGGATAATGGCGCCTCGGCGCTGATTCCCTATTGAACTTTTTTGAAGGGGACT is a genomic window containing:
- the LOC106078157 gene encoding melanotransferrin-like; the protein is MTILKVVVGIAFLSYVSLADRPTRWCVSNNAEEMKCNQLKAELQKAVEANTTLATVLPADFQCIDADDVFSCMELIESDQADLVNLDSGLGYFAGRQHNMMPIMAEKYDTEATTTDKPSLYSVAVMAAGTKINLDTLTQNSVCFSGIGMAAGWVYPIGTLLKNNYIEFTECNALVKAVASAFGHMCLPGSLTSLYNQYGNNPTSVCELCTGQNEEFCSTSDTFAGYDGAFRCVAEGKGQLAFVRHDIFDIIQSLVNNSEISGISVDPASYQLLCPDGKTAAVTDYASCNWGQVTSNVILTSAVREPDIVKSYKDFLFTVQQLFGRGGRLSSSFQIFNSESSYPVDVFKRVFTRKNLMFSDTTQSLIDIVETETYYSWVADDFNDMLTEMNSCPSDVIRWCLISMAEKLKCEDMIMAFKAKELQPEMDCLYGGNTTACLEMIWRGDADLISLDAGDVYIAGRRYGLIPIASEDYGDMSMKFKAVAAIKKTDQQTTLFNMKGRRSCHPGIGRGDGWVIPLNIFIETEQFLPKDCTIFRNIGELFSRSCIPGSLDTEYNPGGRPINLCEGCKSNGYGKCQRNNDELYYGTSGAFRCLVENGGDIAFVRHLTVRDNTDGRNHATWARNRRSDDYELLCKDGRRLNVDRFNECHLGEVPADAIVTSATKTSEQIEIIWNVLNYGQQFFSSDIDGDFHMFDSGFWYSNLIFNDAAVRLMKISPDRQNYKDWLGETFLAQVENLHQYTCVNPDSAGFLRPSFVVSLLVVLVSMLLKHL